A portion of the Desulfovibrio sp. Fe33 genome contains these proteins:
- a CDS encoding DUF342 domain-containing protein — protein MQDEEALKNSPDAQFRFCMSEDGMKLGVNRYFPPNGGKEPSVALLKAQVAACGVRLPVDEEAAGRIVAAVLAGDEFRGIPLVRGIPPREPREAVLSALGDLQFPVFPEDRFLRFRPAATAAVGESIDGRAIRPTGSFTPKAVKVEAGEHVDWDPSAGAYYSRVWGVAKIRDGVVSVTPCAHITDDEVEVVGTIHHKDFRGEPITVERIEKELRDMGVLIPVDLEALAAKLGQAGDMNMALPNQVLVKGAHPVPGRDGWLESMVATRDETGTEDASGRLDFRDRGTYPMVVTGQIIGRLHPPTAGEGGIDIYGKTIPASAGRELKIVLGENVLLQNDGTTYASKAQGVAVLERNTLSVTECLVVHGNVDLNSGNVKVEHGSIKVLGSIQAGFSVSAPKHVLVEGSIESSTVYAGGLVEVKGGILMPDGGEIVSDGRVVANFAINARIRAGHDVVIANEIQNSSIHTDGRLIALSGKGTVQGGEVLARKGIEINELGSELGVATLVGIVVEDCEDDALREERIRVAQSIKKIDATLGTEPPETLLARTPEARRPALVEVIRHREALVKRRDALSDKINRTTVRLQQELAGLTIQVKKIVQPGAVIGFCSVRKKVEKRLEATVFYWDAEKRDILGR, from the coding sequence ATGCAGGATGAAGAGGCCCTGAAAAACAGCCCGGACGCACAATTTCGCTTCTGCATGTCCGAAGACGGCATGAAGCTCGGCGTCAACCGCTACTTCCCGCCCAACGGGGGCAAGGAACCGAGCGTGGCTCTGCTCAAGGCGCAGGTGGCCGCCTGCGGGGTCAGACTGCCCGTGGATGAAGAAGCCGCCGGACGCATCGTCGCAGCGGTTCTAGCGGGCGACGAATTCCGGGGCATCCCCCTGGTCCGGGGCATCCCTCCGAGGGAGCCGAGAGAGGCCGTCCTGTCGGCCCTTGGCGACCTGCAATTTCCCGTTTTTCCCGAAGACCGCTTCCTCCGCTTCCGCCCCGCCGCCACGGCGGCCGTCGGCGAGTCCATCGACGGGCGGGCGATCCGGCCCACCGGTTCCTTCACGCCCAAGGCCGTCAAGGTCGAGGCGGGCGAACATGTGGATTGGGACCCCTCGGCCGGAGCATACTACTCCCGCGTTTGGGGCGTGGCCAAAATCCGCGACGGCGTGGTTTCGGTAACCCCCTGCGCCCACATCACCGACGACGAGGTCGAAGTCGTCGGGACCATCCACCACAAGGATTTCCGGGGCGAGCCCATCACCGTGGAGCGCATCGAAAAGGAACTGCGCGACATGGGCGTGCTCATACCCGTGGACCTGGAAGCGCTCGCGGCCAAACTCGGCCAGGCCGGAGACATGAACATGGCCCTGCCCAACCAGGTTCTGGTCAAGGGAGCGCATCCCGTGCCGGGCCGCGACGGCTGGCTGGAGTCCATGGTCGCCACCCGCGACGAGACCGGCACCGAGGACGCCTCTGGCAGGCTCGACTTCCGCGACCGGGGGACCTATCCCATGGTCGTTACCGGGCAGATCATCGGCAGACTCCATCCGCCGACCGCGGGCGAAGGCGGCATCGATATCTACGGCAAGACCATACCGGCCAGCGCGGGCAGGGAGCTGAAGATCGTCCTGGGCGAAAACGTCCTGCTCCAGAACGACGGGACGACCTACGCATCCAAGGCGCAGGGCGTGGCGGTCCTGGAGCGGAACACCCTGTCCGTGACCGAGTGCTTGGTGGTCCACGGCAACGTGGACCTCAATTCGGGCAACGTGAAGGTCGAGCACGGCTCGATCAAGGTGTTGGGGTCGATTCAGGCGGGCTTCTCCGTCTCGGCGCCGAAGCACGTCCTGGTGGAAGGGTCCATCGAAAGCTCGACCGTCTATGCGGGCGGCCTGGTGGAGGTCAAGGGCGGCATTCTCATGCCCGACGGCGGCGAAATCGTGAGCGACGGCCGCGTGGTCGCCAACTTCGCCATCAACGCGCGCATCCGGGCCGGGCACGATGTGGTTATCGCCAACGAAATACAGAATTCGTCCATCCACACGGACGGCAGGCTCATAGCCCTGTCGGGCAAGGGCACGGTCCAGGGCGGCGAAGTCCTGGCCCGCAAGGGCATCGAAATCAACGAGCTCGGCTCCGAGCTGGGCGTGGCCACCTTGGTGGGGATTGTCGTCGAGGATTGCGAGGACGATGCGCTGCGGGAAGAGCGCATCCGGGTGGCCCAGTCCATCAAGAAGATCGACGCCACCCTGGGCACGGAGCCGCCCGAGACGCTCCTGGCACGCACGCCCGAAGCCAGACGCCCCGCCCTTGTCGAGGTAATCCGGCACCGTGAAGCCCTGGTCAAGCGGCGCGACGCCTTGAGCGACAAGATCAACCGCACGACGGTCCGCCTCCAGCAGGAACTTGCGGGGCTCACCATCCAGGTCAAGAAGATCGTCCAGCCCGGCGCGGTGATCGGATTTTGCAGCGTCAGGAAAAAGGTCGAAAAGCGGCTTGAAGCCACGGTATTCTACTGGGACGCGGAAAAACGCGACATCCTGGGACGCTGA
- a CDS encoding BPL-N domain-containing protein, whose translation MSSIHIYWDESHFWGLLAARALSAWRIPHRLVRGSEIADGALSGKLGEVPAALLVPGGRAKGKADRLGVRGMDAICEYVNSGGAYLGFCGGAGLALTGPYGLGLSPWTRKGYRNRLHHFLSGHVEARLDSSSDLVPDGMDEALLPVWWPGRFDPADPSVRVLARYGKPGPDFWVADINLSTLPKGTMADWENLYGVNLSPDFMEGAPVVAANRFGAGRVVLSYAHLETPASNQANRWFSHLLGRVLDEPETAAAERRPVPAWDVAARPIVWEDATLIRARRIMEEIIRTGSEHFLLFWRNPWLLGWRRGIPGAGVNTLYSLICEALACEPSDEALAFWDGMRDRFRVLMDLLGNGLTGYLLAERLSMTVFHSDSGAVSKEGLREQRRALFGLPPEPGGIYADLAGMLEELYWRLYPSSTP comes from the coding sequence ATGTCAAGCATACATATATATTGGGACGAATCGCACTTCTGGGGCCTGCTGGCCGCCAGAGCACTCTCCGCGTGGCGCATCCCCCACCGGCTGGTGCGCGGCTCTGAAATAGCCGATGGCGCGCTCTCTGGCAAGCTCGGCGAGGTCCCGGCCGCGCTCCTCGTGCCCGGCGGACGCGCCAAGGGCAAGGCCGACCGGCTCGGCGTGCGTGGCATGGACGCCATCTGCGAATACGTGAACTCCGGCGGAGCCTACCTCGGCTTCTGCGGCGGGGCGGGGCTGGCCCTGACCGGCCCATACGGCCTGGGACTCTCTCCCTGGACGCGCAAGGGGTACCGCAACCGGCTCCATCACTTTCTCTCGGGCCACGTGGAAGCCCGCCTGGACAGCTCGAGCGACCTCGTGCCCGACGGCATGGACGAGGCCCTGCTGCCGGTCTGGTGGCCGGGACGGTTCGATCCCGCCGACCCGTCGGTCCGGGTCCTGGCCCGCTACGGCAAGCCCGGGCCGGATTTCTGGGTGGCGGATATCAACCTGTCCACCCTGCCCAAGGGGACCATGGCGGATTGGGAAAATCTCTACGGCGTGAATCTGAGCCCGGATTTCATGGAAGGAGCCCCGGTGGTGGCGGCCAACCGATTCGGCGCGGGACGAGTCGTCCTGAGCTACGCCCACCTGGAGACCCCCGCCTCAAACCAGGCCAACCGTTGGTTTTCGCACCTCCTCGGCCGCGTACTCGACGAACCCGAGACGGCTGCGGCTGAACGCAGGCCGGTCCCGGCCTGGGACGTGGCCGCCCGCCCCATCGTATGGGAGGACGCCACGCTCATCCGCGCCCGCCGGATTATGGAAGAAATCATCCGAACCGGCTCCGAACACTTCCTGCTCTTCTGGCGCAACCCGTGGCTGCTCGGCTGGCGGCGCGGCATCCCGGGCGCGGGCGTCAACACGCTGTATTCGCTCATCTGCGAAGCCCTGGCCTGCGAACCGTCGGACGAGGCCCTGGCCTTCTGGGACGGGATGCGCGACCGCTTCCGGGTGCTCATGGACCTGCTCGGCAATGGGCTGACCGGCTATCTGCTGGCCGAACGGCTGTCCATGACCGTATTCCACTCCGACTCGGGCGCGGTCTCCAAGGAAGGACTCAGGGAACAACGCCGCGCCCTGTTCGGGCTGCCCCCTGAGCCGGGCGGCATCTATGCGGACCTGGCCGGAATGCTGGAAGAGCTCTACTGGCGGCTGTACCCTTCCTCGACTCCGTAA